The Solea senegalensis isolate Sse05_10M unplaced genomic scaffold, IFAPA_SoseM_1 scf7180000014842, whole genome shotgun sequence genome window below encodes:
- the ier3ip1 gene encoding immediate early response 3-interacting protein 1 codes for MAFTLYTLIQTAILCTNAIAVLHEERFLSKIGWGVEQGVGGFGDDPGVKAQILNLIRSVRTVMRVPLIIVNSGCIVLLLLFG; via the exons ATGGCGTTTACTCTCTACACTCTCATCCAGACCGCTATTCTATGCACTAATGCCATCGCTGTGCTGCATGAGGAGAGGTTTCTCAGCAAGA TCGGCTGGGGCGTTGAGCAGGGAGTTGGAGGTTTTGGGGATGATCCAGGAGTCAAAGCCCAGATCCTCAACCTCATCCGCTCAGTCCGGACTGTCATGAGAG TGCCTTTAATTATAGTGAATTCAGGCTGCATCGTCCTATTGCTGCTGTTTGGTTAA
- the hdhd2 gene encoding haloacid dehalogenase-like hydrolase domain-containing protein 2 → MAGRRALKAVLIDLSGTLHIEDTAVPGAQDALNRLRQAPVAVTFVTNTTKESKRHLLDRLRRLNFDVQEKEIFTSLSAARSLLEQKQHRPLLLVDDGALEDFTGIDTSEPNAVVFGLAPDHFNYQTLNKAFRMILDGAPLIAIHKARYYKRKDGLALGPGPFVTGLEYATDCKATVVGKPEKTFFTQALSDLGCSPDEAVMIGDDARDDVSGAQNVGMLGILVRTGKYREGDENKINPPPHLTCDSFPAAVEHILQKLL, encoded by the exons ATGGCAGGAAGACGAGCTCTGAAGGCTGTCCTCATTGACCTGAGTGGAACTCTGCACATCGAGGACACAGCGGTTCCTGGAGCACAGGACGCGCTGAACAG GTTACGACAGGCGCCTGTCGCTGTGACATTTGTCACCAACACGACCAAAGAGAGTAAGAGGCACTTACTGGATCGACTGCGACGTCTCAACTTTGACGTTCAG GAAAAGGAGATCTTCACGTCTCTGAGTGCAGCGAGGAGTCTGTTAGAGCAGAAACAACACAGGCCACTGCTGCTGGTGGATGACGGCGCACTGGAGGACTTCACAG GTATTGACACGTCAGAGCCAAACGCTGTTGTCTTTGGACTTGCTCCCGATCACTTCAACTACCAAACTCTCAACAAGGCTTTCAG AATGATTTTAGACGGCGCTCCTCTCATTGCCATTCATAAGGCCCGTTACTACAAACGTAAAGACGGTTTGGCCCTTGGTCCAGGGCCCTTTGTGACGGGACTGGAGTATGCCACAGACTGTAAAGCTACTGTGGTGGGAAAACCAGAAAAGACCTTTTTCACACAG gctctgtcagaTTTAGGCTGTAGTCCAGATGAAGCGGTCATGATAGGAGAT GATGCAAGAGATGATGTGAGTGGAGCTCAGAATGTAGGGATGCTGGGTATTCTAGTCAGAACTG GTAAATACAGAGAAGGCGACGAGAATAAAATCAaccctcctcctcacctgacCTGTGATAGCTTCCCGGCTGCTGTTGAACACATCCTGCAGAAGTTGCTATGA